Part of the Sphaerochaeta associata genome is shown below.
TCACATCATCAATCTCAGCTTCTGAAAGTGCCTGTATGTCTTCTTTTTTAAAATGATTGTTTATAAAAAACTTCATTTCTTTATCAGATAAATATTTATAGAATATAAAACCTAAAATATAATCCTTATATTCATGGGCTTCAATCTTTGAGCGCATTCGATTTGCGGCTTCCCAAATTCTTGAAGCCAACTGTTGCTTATTCATAATAATCCTCCAGTTAAAATCCACCTTATTCAAAGCTGTGGTCGATAAAGCTGGAACTTACCAACTCAATGACTAGATAAACGTCCTTGCGAAAAGGTTTCTATGTGCATATTTTGTATGTAGGATACCCCTTAGCTCGGGATAATTGCAAGAAAAATAGCCCAAGTACACATTTAATGACCCTTTCCTATTCCCTTAAGATGTGTTGGAAACCGAGTCTGAGCGAAAACCAGTTGACACCTCCCCTCTTATCCATTACCCTCAAGCCCATCCAAATACTACTTAACACCTGTTTATACTATTTTCCAAAATCCTATTGACCCTCAACCATCTTTCGTACTATCTTGCCTTCATTGAGCCTGATGACTAACAGGCTTACAAGGATAGTAAGGATTATGAAGAAGACTACCGTGACTTTTGGCGAGTACCTAAAGCACAAACGCGATGAAAAGCAGATTAGCTTGCGTGAGGTGGCTCGTACTTTGGGGGTGTCAGCACCGTTTCTCAGCGATGTGGAGAACAATCGGCGTGCACCTTTGACCGAGGAAAGACTGGCAGATTTGGCAAACGTGCTGAATCTGAATGAAAAAGAGAAAGCCGAGATGTATGACATAGTCGGCAAGCAAAAAGGCCTGCTCGCACCGGATCTGAATCCGTATGTGACCGATAGGCCGTATGTGAACGCCGCACTCAGGACTGCAAGAAACCTGGAAGCGAACGAGGAAGATTGGCAACGATTTGTCGATGATCTGATCAAGAGGAAACACGGGGACAACTGAGGAAAGATGAAAAGATGCGCATGTAGACTCGACGCCAACGGGATACCCCATTTGAGCAAGAACCAGCTGGAAGCCTATGGAGAACGAGTGCTGCGTGACTTTTCCCCTGAGGTCTTGCTAAAACCACAACCCATGGATATAGACAGGCTTATCACCCACTACATGGGCTTTACCCTGGAATACCAATACCTGTCACATAACCAGGTGTATCTGGGAATCACGGTTTTCGAAGATACCGAAGCCCTGCCCGTGTATGTCCCTGAGTTGGACCAAGCCAAGTTCCTCTCGGTGAAGAAAAATACCATCATCATTGAGGGAACCCTTGCCGACAATCCATCGTTCATCCATCGTGAGCGGTTCACAGAAGGGCATGAGGCATCGCACGGGTTGATCCATCCCGAATATTATCAGCGGAAGGCCCAGATTGCCAGCTTGCACGATTACTGTGGTGGTATCTACTCAAAACCTGCCTTCCCTGATCTCAGCGGTGTCGATACCGACGGCAAACGCTTGAAAGGTGAGGCATGGCTCGAATGGCAGGCAAACTATCTGGCATCAGTATTGCTGATGCCCAGACATGCAGTCAAACGACTGAGGAATTTAATCGAACCCAAGGGTAGTCCATTCTGGCATCAAGAGCTGATCCAGACGATGGTCGAGGTGTTCAATGTCTCTGAGGAAGCTGCAAGGGTACGTCTGATCTCACTGCACTGCCTTCCCACATAACCAACAACCACCGGTGTCCGCCATGCAATCCCTGTGATCGTTAGCGGATTGTCTATCATAAAGATTCCTGACTGCCACTTCGCAGCAGGTTTCTTTTTCACTTCTATGTTAGCTTTACAGCTAACAATCTACAACAAGAGGAGTTGCGATGAGTATTCCTATGAGATGCCCCAACTGCGGAAAGCGGGCATTCGATGCTTCCGGATTTCACAAGGCGGATGAACCGGTGGAGATCTCGCTCAAATGTCCGCAGTGCGGTCGATTCGTGAAAGTTCCTATTGCACAGCACATGTGCCTGCGCACGAGAAAAGGAGGAAAGCGCGTTCATATCATAAATACATAACACTGAGGGAAGCTCCTCCACTTAATATACCGACATCTTGCAAGTCGGACATACCGAGCAATGGGACCGCATGACGAGTCACCGAATAGCCGGATGATGCACAAGACACACGTTTTGTAATCATCCGGCTTTCTTTTGCCCGAAAATTCTTATTCAGGATCATCAAGACCCTTTGCTCCATAGGCCGAAGAGTGATGGTCATCATCTTCTGGATTCGTTGGATCCAAACGACAGCATCCCTGTGCCAGGCCAGGATTCCCCACTGGGATGCACCATATCAATCACTGAACGCCGGATGTAGGGAATGCGCCGGTCGAAGGTCAAAACGGAGATGCGTTTTGATTTCGGCCAGCATGCCCTCGTCGCTGCATACCCGAATGCCTGTCTCCGTTTTGCCCGAACCCCAAGGAGGGGAACATGGCAAAGGACGCCAGGACAGAATTCTTTTATTGCATCGACGGAAAACCGTACCGACTTACCCCAGGTAAGGACGGAATTACAGAGGAGATCGTCACCGTTCTCCGTGACTCATACCATGCCGAGAAACTGAACGATCGGTATGAGGATGAACTGCAAGATGCAAAGTTCAAATTCTCAAAGACTCTTCACGATACCAATCCGGTAGCTCATCCTACCGACCCTATTGAGCACCTTGTGGATATTTCCCAAGCCCCAGAGGAGGTTCTCTTCCAGGAGGAGTTATCTCCCTCGATCAGGGATCAGGTACACGCGATCATTCCCCAATTGATCCCTGCCCAACAGGAGCTTTTCTGGAAGCTTTGCGAGGGTAGGCAACTCGTCGATATCGCCCGAGAGGAAGGGACCACGGACAATGCGATCCGTAGCCGCCGCAGGAAGATGTTCGATCGCATCAGGGCTCTCTATGCCGAGGAGTTCGGGGGTGCATAGTCCCCGAATTCTCCTTGGGGTACGGATTTCAGGTATTAGGCAGAGGCTGTACACACGGGGTGATGCCACACCGAAACAGCTTCCGGGGAAACACCCCGTACAGCGATGGAGAAACACAATGAAACTTCAACACAGGGTCCAAATCAATGTGGCCCAAGGCGGGGAAGGAACCCAGGGGGTGCTGGGTAGCCGTGGACGAAAGTTACCCGCAAGGTTGCTGCGATTCCTGTTCGGACAGTACAGCGAAGTGCTCGTACTTACACCGGGCAAGACGGTCAGGAGCGTCGAGATACATGAGATGCAAGAAGGAGTGAATGAAAATGGAAGGTAAAGCCCAGTTGTTGCTTGATGGAGCCAAGGGATTCAGATCCCTTGCGGAGGCGCTCGAGTTAGCCGCCGAAGTGCTTCGCACACAAGACCTGAAGAACCTGCTTGGACAAAAGGATATCCAACCAGACCTTTTTGAAGCGCAGGACTCACCAACGATTCAAGAGCCCCCAAAGGATGAAAATCCTTTGTCTTTGATCGATGTGCGCAAGATACTCGCAGAGAAGTCACGTGATGGTCACACGGACCAAGTGAGGCTGCTCCTACAAAAGTATGGAGCTGACAAGCTCTCAGCGATCGATCCCTCCCATTACAGAAATCTTGCCGATGAGGCTTTTTGTCTGGGAGCGACATTGGAAGATTTGAAGGCTGCCGTCGATGCAATCACCTCGAAGGACGAGGCCGATCAGCTGCCAGCCATCTTCGAACACCACTACGCCACCAGCCTTGAGGATCTGAAACCGGAATATTACCCGGGTTTCCTCCGGGATATCAGGAGGCTTGCCGATGAGTAGGCATGCCCTTCTCTCTCCCTCATCGGCCTCACGATGGACAATGTGTCCGCCATCGGCACGCCTATGCGAACACATCGAGGAAAAATCCAGCGTCTTTGCCGAGGAAGGAACCGAAGCCCATACCCTATGCGAGTACAAGGTCAAGCTTGCCCTGGGAATCAAGATAGAGGACCCGAGACCCACCTTGCACTACCACAATGAGGAAATGGAAAGCTGTACCGATGAATATGCCGCATTCGTCCTCGAGGCATTGCAGCTTGAGAAGGATGCTCAAAAAGATCCGTTGATACTCCTTGAACAACGCCTGGATATCAGCACGTATGTACCTGAATGTTCCGGGACCGGAGACTGCATCATCATCGCCGACAGGAACTGTGTAGCGTAAACTAAAAATCCCTAGAAAGATCACTTCATCTTCCTTGGTCTGATCACGGGAAATTCCCGGGATTGTTCAAAGGGACAGTTGAGAAGCTGCCCTTTGGAAAGTAACCTTTGATGTAGAAACAAATACATTAAAGGAGAAAGGAGAAGTGCTCAACATGTCCCAAATCAATTGTATCAGAGATTTGAGGAAAGAGGGATACTCAGTGGCAAGGATTGCCAGGGAAGTATCGGTCGATGAGAAGACGGCGAGGAAGTACCTCTGCATGGAAGACTTCTCACCGAAGCCGCCTCAAAAGAAGGAGGGGTTGCCCAGCAAGCTGGACCCCTACAAGCCGCAGATAGACGGATGGCTTTCCAACGATGAAAAGGAGAATTCGAAACAGCGCCATACCGCCCAGCGCGTCTATGACAGGTTGGTGGAGCTGCATCCGGAATTCGGTTGCTCCTACCCAACGGTATCGCGGTATGTGAGGAAAACACGTGCACAACGCTCGAGTTACAGGGCCTGCCAGGAGCTGGTATGGCATCCGGGTGAGGCCCAGGGGGACTTCGGCGAGGCGGACTGCTATGAAAGAGGCGTCAAGCAGCGCAAGCATTATCTTGTCTGCGTGTTTCCGAATTCAAATGCGGATTTTCCCCAGATGTTCAACGGAGAGACCAGCGAATGCATCTGCCAGGGCTTTCAGGACGTCTTTGAGTTCATCGGCGGAGTCTTCCCCCTGGTTGTGATAGACAATGCCACCGGAGCAGGTCGTCGCATCGGGCAGGAGATACGGGAAGCGAAGCTCTTCGCCCAATTCAGGGCTCACTACGGCTTCTCCATACGATTCTGCAGTCCGGGTAGTGGATGGGAAAAGGGGTGCGTCGAGAATAAAATCGGCACGGTCCGCAGGAACCGGTTCGTTCCCCTGCCCGAGTTCGACGACCTGCAGCAATACAACAAGGGCTTGCTGGAGCAGGCGACGAGCTTTCAGGGAAATACCCATTACAAGAAGAACACAATCATAGGCGAGCTTTTCGAACAGGACCGCGAGGCACTGCTGCCGCTGCCCCGACACCGTTTTGATGTCTGTCGGTATGTGTACGCCAAGGCCGACGGGTACGGGAAGGTGGAGATTGACGGCAACCACCATTACTCAACCCGTCCCGAATACCGGGGAAGCGAAGTGCTGGTGGGCATCCGGGCCCACACCGTCGACATCTATGACGAGAAGCGCAAGATCCTGGTGAGCCACGTCCGCAAATTCGGCAAGGAGCGGTCCGACAGCGTCGACCCAAGAACCTCCATGGCCGTACTCATGAGAAATGTGGGAGCGTGGCCCAACAGCGGTGTGAGGGAGATGGTGTCCTCCCCCGTACGCGATTATCTCGATGCGCTGGACAGGGAATCGCTGAAGGATGCCCTGCGAACGATGAACCTGCTGAGCGAGCGCTACAGCTTCGAAAGAGCACTTGATGCGTTCGACCTGGTGCTGAGGAACCCCGGCAACGCCCCGTTCAGCGATGCAATGGTGTTTGCGGCGAGGATGGCGGAGTTCGGGGACCAAACCGACCTGGACGCCGGTCCCGACCTTTCGTTGTACGACCAGCTTCTGGAACAACGGAGGGTGCAGCCATGATGATGACTTCAACCATCCGCATCCAACGTAGGGAAGAGATATCGGACATGTGCCGGAAACTGTTCCTTTCCCAACAACTGGTAGCGTTGTGCCAGCAGGCAACGCCGAGGCAGGAAGAGTTCCTGCATGACGTGCTGTCAATGGAGGTGGAGAGCCGGGAACGCTCAAAACGCTCCAGGCTGCTCAACCGGGCCCGGTTTCCCATGCCCAAGAGCATGGAAGGCTACGACTATTCTCATGTGCGCCTGCCGCCTTCCATTACCAGGGTGGAACTGGAAGGCTGCGAATTCATTGGCAGGAAGACCAACCTGGTCTGCTATGGACCGGTGGGAACCGGGAAAACGCATATGGCCATAGCACTGGGGATGAAGGCCTGCGAGATGGGCCTTGCAGCCCGGTTCTATACGGTGACCGAGCTGGTGCTGAAACTGGCCGAGGCACGGAAGAACGGAGTCTTGGAACGCTTGGTGTCGGACATACGCAGACTGGATCTGCTCATTCTTGATGAGTGGGGGTACGTACCGGTGGACAAGGAGGGGTCCCAGCTCCTGTTCCGCATCATCAGCGACAGCTACGAGAGCAAAAGCCTCATTCTTACGACGAACCTCGAGTTTTCCAAGTGGGGTGGCATCTTCACCGACCAGCAGATGGCTGCAGCAATGATCGACAGGCTCATCCACCATGGGCACCTGCTTGTGTTCGAGGGGCAGAGCTACCGGATGGAGCATGCATTGATGCGGAAGACCGCATCCGAGCGGTCGAAAGGGGGTGACGAACATGGTCGTTGACAAACAATACTTGCGTGAATTGCGTTCGTGTTACCGATACGACGGTACAAAATTCACCGAGGAGCTCGAGCAGATCATATTGGACCGGTTGGGGATAGAACCCAGCCCGCATGAATACTCGGAACAGGACCTGCATGAGCAGGCCAGAAAGATAGTAATGCAGTACCAAAGCCCTGAAGGAAGGCTTCGACTGTTGTACGGCTTGGACAAGATCGAGAACGAGATGGCTTACCTGGGCAACAAGCTTGCCTACCTGAAAGGTAAAATTGCACATCAGCTGCATGGGGAAACGGATCCAAACGTGATCTTTGTGATTGAGGATGAATATGAGGATGTCCCTGATTACAAGCCATAGTTTCTGGATATCTGCATAGATTCCTGTGCAGATGATAAAACCCGGGAATTTCCCGTGATTAGACACGGGATTCCCTGGTGATTAGACCAAGGATTTTTGCTTGACAA
Proteins encoded:
- a CDS encoding helix-turn-helix domain-containing protein, yielding MKKTTVTFGEYLKHKRDEKQISLREVARTLGVSAPFLSDVENNRRAPLTEERLADLANVLNLNEKEKAEMYDIVGKQKGLLAPDLNPYVTDRPYVNAALRTARNLEANEEDWQRFVDDLIKRKHGDN
- a CDS encoding ImmA/IrrE family metallo-endopeptidase → MKRCACRLDANGIPHLSKNQLEAYGERVLRDFSPEVLLKPQPMDIDRLITHYMGFTLEYQYLSHNQVYLGITVFEDTEALPVYVPELDQAKFLSVKKNTIIIEGTLADNPSFIHRERFTEGHEASHGLIHPEYYQRKAQIASLHDYCGGIYSKPAFPDLSGVDTDGKRLKGEAWLEWQANYLASVLLMPRHAVKRLRNLIEPKGSPFWHQELIQTMVEVFNVSEEAARVRLISLHCLPT
- a CDS encoding DUF2800 domain-containing protein; amino-acid sequence: MSRHALLSPSSASRWTMCPPSARLCEHIEEKSSVFAEEGTEAHTLCEYKVKLALGIKIEDPRPTLHYHNEEMESCTDEYAAFVLEALQLEKDAQKDPLILLEQRLDISTYVPECSGTGDCIIIADRNCVA
- the istA gene encoding IS21 family transposase encodes the protein MSQINCIRDLRKEGYSVARIAREVSVDEKTARKYLCMEDFSPKPPQKKEGLPSKLDPYKPQIDGWLSNDEKENSKQRHTAQRVYDRLVELHPEFGCSYPTVSRYVRKTRAQRSSYRACQELVWHPGEAQGDFGEADCYERGVKQRKHYLVCVFPNSNADFPQMFNGETSECICQGFQDVFEFIGGVFPLVVIDNATGAGRRIGQEIREAKLFAQFRAHYGFSIRFCSPGSGWEKGCVENKIGTVRRNRFVPLPEFDDLQQYNKGLLEQATSFQGNTHYKKNTIIGELFEQDREALLPLPRHRFDVCRYVYAKADGYGKVEIDGNHHYSTRPEYRGSEVLVGIRAHTVDIYDEKRKILVSHVRKFGKERSDSVDPRTSMAVLMRNVGAWPNSGVREMVSSPVRDYLDALDRESLKDALRTMNLLSERYSFERALDAFDLVLRNPGNAPFSDAMVFAARMAEFGDQTDLDAGPDLSLYDQLLEQRRVQP
- the istB gene encoding IS21-like element helper ATPase IstB, producing MMMTSTIRIQRREEISDMCRKLFLSQQLVALCQQATPRQEEFLHDVLSMEVESRERSKRSRLLNRARFPMPKSMEGYDYSHVRLPPSITRVELEGCEFIGRKTNLVCYGPVGTGKTHMAIALGMKACEMGLAARFYTVTELVLKLAEARKNGVLERLVSDIRRLDLLILDEWGYVPVDKEGSQLLFRIISDSYESKSLILTTNLEFSKWGGIFTDQQMAAAMIDRLIHHGHLLVFEGQSYRMEHALMRKTASERSKGGDEHGR